The Bdellovibrio sp. ZAP7 DNA segment CGAGATGGAAATCTATTGATGTACGATACTCCAAGTCGCATTCGTCCTGCACCAGGGGGCGTGATAGATATGAAGATTCCACCACGCAGCCCCATCTATGTAGGCTCAGTTTCTACGGCAGCAGGTGATTCGTTGCAGGGATTGAATAATGAAGCAGCAAGCTTATTTAAGAATACACAACCGTATAATGGTAAAGTGATTGATAGTTTAGATACGTTTTTACGTACCCTTCCATCTGTGGGTGGGGGACAAACTATCGTCCGTACAAGAGTTATTAAAATCGCAAAATACTATGTTGAAATCGATGACAAGAAAAAGGCCAGCGAGTATCGCACGACGCCTTTAAATCTGTATGTCACAGAATACAGAAACGGCGGTTGGGAAAAACCGACGTTGCTTGCGGACGGGGTGGAAAAAATGATTTTCCGCCGCGATTCAGTCTTAAAAAGAATGATTTATTTTAAAATTTTTAAAGCGGAAAGATTAGACGGACAAAACTAGTATCCGCTTTAGGGGGACGTTATGAAAACAATAGCTATTTTGGGAGGCGCGCTGGTCTTGTTGACTTCCAGTGCTTTTGCAGACCAAAACAACGTTGTGACAGTCAGTAAAGACGTGCCGATGGCAGTGAACTCGGTGAGTTCCGGGGAATCCGTTGTCGGAGCTCCAGCTTCTGGAACAGTCACGCGGTCCGGCCGAGAAACGATGACGGTGCGTCTAGTGAATTCATGTTTCGGTACGAACCTTCGTGCTGTGACAAATCCACTGGCGAAGAGCTCACTCATCACCGCAGATATTAATATTCTGGTCGGTGCCACAAACTATAATCTGGGTGTTGAGTATCCAGCCGTTATCGTAACTCCGGAAGGTACCGGGAATGTCGGTAACGGTAGCGTGGGCAACATTAAAGCCTCTAAGGTAAGAATGACCCCGGCCGGCGGTACAGCTGCGGTCTACGGGAATATCGTTGAGTTTAAAACGAAAATTCCTACGGGCGTGACAGTCGATAACCAAGCAAATATCTCCGTTTCAAAATCAAATGTTTCTTTAGGGAATATGAGTTTTGAGCAAGAGATCTTGGACTGTAAAACGGGCCCGGTTTTCGGGGATTATGGTTGGTCATCAAAAATGCCAACCTATGGTTGCGGAGACTTCATGGGTAAGGACGGAACCGTTACAGCCACTATTGGTGGCTTCAACGTTTCTCCAGACCGCTCGACAGTTGAAATCTTCATCAGCTTCCCAGGTGAAACAGGTTTTTGCGGCGGTTATTGGTCACCTCTAATGGTGTTCTTTGATGACAACTTGCCAAAGTTTGAAAACGTAAGTTCATTTCCTCTGAATCCAGGCGGAAAAGTGTATTGGCCGAATGCCAATCATCCAGGGTTTTTCTTAGCGATCGACCGCGACAAAAACGGCATGATCGATAAGAAAGACGAGCTTTTTGGGGACAACAACACGGCGATCAATGGTTTTGAATCCTTGAAGAAATTCGATTCCAATAAAGACGGCGTGATTGATGCCAAGGATAAAGAATTTAAACGCTTGGTGCTTTGGAAAGACATCAACGGTGACGGCGTTTCCCAAAAAGGTGAACTGACGAAGGCCGCTTTGAAATTGGATAAGATTTCTTTGAACTATGAAAACTACGAGGAAGCTCGCGGTAAAAACGCTGAGATTCGCCAGCGTGCGAAGTTCTGGTATACCGATGCCAAAGGTAAAAAGAAAACTGGAAACGTTTACGATATTTGGTTTGCACCGTATATCCAAACGAATCTCGCTGACACCAAATAGTTATTTCCCGTTCAGTAAGTCCTGAACGGTTTTCTCTAAAGCCTGTGCTTTCTTAGCGTCAAAGCCGCGAACGAAAGTCACAGGCTTTGTGTTTTTATCAAACACGAAAACCGTAGGAATCGCCACGACATCAAAGGAATTCATAAATTTTCGATCTGGATCTACAAAGACAGGAAACGGGTACGGAGATTTCTTTAAGTAAGCATTCCGTTCCTTTTCGTTGTCGTCTTCATTGACCGCTAAAACCACTAAGCCCTGGTTCTTATACTTCTTATAAAGCGCCGAATAGTGGGGCAGGGCCTCTTTGCAGGGCTCACACCAGGTCGCCCAAAAATCCACCAGAACGACTTTGCCCTTTAAATCCTCAAAGCGAATCTTGTGTTCGTTAATTGAGTTTCCCGGAAGCTTATTAAATGAAATGTTCAAAGCCGTATCAGCAGCAAAAACCTGAAGCGAAATCAAAGAACCAAATACCAGGGCTAAGGCACGTAACATAAAACATCAATCCATTTTGTTTAAGTACTTAAGAAGCAAGTCGCGACCGCGCATTTTTGCTTTTAAGATTGATAGGAAAATAAAAACACCACCGGTTTTGCGATCCAGAAAAATAATTTCCCGCGGTGGGGTTCTAAAAGAAAACTGACGGGCAATCTGAAAAACCTTTTTTGATAAGCGTTGCGGAAGATCCGTATTTTTCCAGTCGTAATTACCTTGTTGGTCAATGACTCCCAAAGTATTGCGAGGATCATTAAACTCGATAAAGGGCTCGACCGTCTCAAAGCAGAAAGCTTCAAACACAGATTTTAATTCTGCGCTATCACCTTCTTTGATAAAGCCAAGCTTTAGGGCTGCTTCCGTGAACATCTCACGATTATTGAACAGGGAGCCTTTCACCATTTGGCGATAAGGAATCAAAAAGGAAGCGTCGTAAATGCGGGTTGCACCGAAATCCAGAAGGATCAATTGATCATGGCCTTGGGGATCGATGCGAATACGATAGTTTCCGCTATGTGGATCCGTTTGCACAACTCCCCATTCAAAAATTTCTTTAAAATACAGATCCAAGAAATTGGTGGCGAGACGATTGCGACGCTCCTGAGGCAAAGATTGAATCACCGGATCATCAGCACGAAGTCCGCGCTCAAACGAGGTCGCTAAAATCTTAGGCCCCGAAAATTCACGGAAAACTTTCGGGACGACAAAACGTTTATCTCCCTCCAGACGGCGGTGATAGTCTTCGGTGGCATCTGCTTCTTGCAGGTAGTCCGTTTCCTGCAGCAGCATCTCGCGAATTTCGGAAAATAAAGAATCCGTATTAAAGTCTTTAGGAATCAGCTTTAAAGTGGACAGCAAGGTTTTAATCGCACGTAAGTCGCTATCGATAGCTTTATCGACGTTGGGATACTGAATTTTTAAAACAATCAGTTCTCCAGTGGCTTTGATTTTTGCGCGATGAACTTGGCCCATGGATGCTGATGCCAGGGCTTCTTTTTCGATTTCAAGCTGTGCCAATTTTTCAGGCGGCAAAAGTTCCTTTAAGCGCTTCTCGATTGCGACCCAGTTCAACGAAGGAGAGTCCGACTGCAAAGACTTCAAAAATTCATTCGCCTCCGGCGGAAGGAAGTGCTCCCCATACATGGAAAGCATTTGCCCGGCCTTCATCAGGCTGCCTTTAAGCTGTCCCAATTCGGTGCTGATATTGGAGGCTTGAGTTTCTAAAAGCTTTTTCCAATTGGCTTCTTTAAATTCTTTGGATTTTAAAACCGTTGTGACTCCATGTTGCGCCACGGATGCCCCGGTTTGCAGGGTGAGCTTCGCGATAGAAAGACCCCGAGAGAAAACCGAGGACTTGATTTTATGAAGCCCCTGATCTTCATTCTTAGATGCCTGCGCATCATTATTCTGTTTTTTAGCAGACTTTTTCTCATCCATGCTTCAAAATTTTACCCATAACTTGATCAATGTTAAACCTTAAATGTCCACGCGCCGCATGAGTGTGTTGCTGAGCAAAGAGGATCCCATGGTTATTTTCTGGTTTCGTCGCGATTTAAGGCTGAATGACAATGCAGGTCTCTATCACGCCTTAAAAGAGAACACTGCTGTTCAACCGCTTTTCATTTTTGACTCAGATATCTTAGATAAAATCGAAGATAAGGCCGACGCCCGGGTGTCGTTTATTTACGACACCGTGGCAAATCTAAAAGCTTCTCTCCAAGAAAAAGGATCGGACCTTTGGGTGCGCCATGGGAATCCGCAAGATGTTTTTAAAGAGCTTTTTGAAAAAAATAAGATCACTGCAATTTATACGAATGGTGATTATGAACCCTATGCCCGAAAAAGAGACAAAGAGATCGCCACGATAGCTAAATCCTTCGGTGCTGAATTTAAATCGTACAAGGACCAAACTCTTTTCGAAAAAGATGAAATTCTAACTGGTCAAGGTAAGCCCTATACCGTCTATACACCCTATAAGAATAACGTGTTAAAAACTCTGACGCCTTTTTACTTGAAGTCTTATCCGAATGATAAGTACGAGTCAGCGTATCTAAAAAGTAAAAAGGCAGAAAAGCTTCCGAGTCTAAAAGACTTGGGATTTAAAAGAACTGCGATTCAGTTTCCGCCTCTGCAGATTTCTGCAAAAACACTTAAAAACTATGCAAAAATCAGAGATCTTCCAGCCGTTGAAGGTGGGACATCGCACTTGGGCCTGCATCTAAGATTTGGAACGGTCAGTGTTCGTGAACTTGCAAGGGAGGGAAATAAGTTTTCCCCGGTGTGGCTTAGCGAGTTAATCTGGCGCGATTTCTTTATGCAGATACTGTGGCATTTTCCGGAAGTTGAAAAACGTAGCTTCCGCCCTGAGTACGATAAGATTGCTTGGCGCAACTCCAAAGCCGATTTTAAAAAATGGTGCGAAGGTCAGACCGGGTATCCGCTGGTGGATGCAGGTATGCGCGAGCTTAATGCCACTGGTTTTATGCACAATCGTGTGCGCATGGTGGTCGCAAGCTTTTTATGTAAGCATCTTCTTATTCATTGGTCGGAAGGCGAGAGATACTTTGCTAAAAAGCTCTTAGATTATGATCTGGCTGCGAATAATGGCAACTGGCAATGGGCTGCTGGGTCGGGTTGTGATGCGGCTCCTTATTTTCGAATTTTTAACCCTGAAACCCAGGCGAAAAAGTTTGATCCTGACAATGAGTATATAAAAAAATGGGTGCCGGAGTTTGAAACAGAACAGTATGCTAAACCCATGATTGATCACAACGAAGCTCGTGGTCGTTGTCTGCAGGAATTTACGAAAGCGCTTAAAAAATAAAGGACGTGTCCAGTGAAAGTATTAATGACCGGTGCTACAGGCCTCATTGGTAAGGAACTTGGAAAAAAACTTGCAAGTGAAGGACATGAAATCACGGTGATCAGTCGCAGTCTGGCAAAGGCTCGTGAAGTCCTTCCTTTTCCCTGCGAAGTCGTGGTGGGAGATTTAGTTCATGGAAAAATCGAAGATAAACGCTTAGAACACATCGAAGCGGTGATTAATCTTGTGGGCGAACCCGTGGTCGGCATGCGCTGGACGGAAGATAAGAAAAAAGCAATCTATCAATCCCGAGTTCTAGCGACGGAAAATCTGATTAAAAGCATCCCACCAGATGTTCGTGTCTTTGTGGGTGGTTCCGCCATCGGCTATTACGGAAGCTGTGCTGATACCATTTTAAAAGAAGATCATCATGCCGGTATGGATTTCTTAAGCGAAGTCTGCAAAGAGTGGGAGCGCGCCTCCAGTCACGCACCTGGCAGAAAAGTTTTTATTCGCACCAGTATCGTTCTGTCCAAGCAGGGCGGTGCTTTGGAAGAAATGTTATTTCCCTTTAGAGCCGGGGTCGGTGGCGTTCTAGGTGACGGAAAGCATTGGATGAGCTGGATTCATATCGACGATATCGTTGCGATGTTTGCTGAAGCGTTGGCAAATAATAACTACGTCGGACCTATTAACGGCAGTACTCCGCATCCGGTTACGAACCGCGAATTTTCTCAAACCTTGGTAGACGCTCTGGGGAAATCGTTAGGACCAGCCGTGCCACCATTGGCGCTAAAAGCTCTCTTTGGAGAAGCAGCAGAAGTTGTTTTATCTTCTATTCGAGGCAGTGCTGAAAAAGCCATGAGTTTAGGGTTTGCATTTCAATATCCCAATCTGCGTAATGCTTTAGAGGAGATCTGTGCTCCCTATAAAGACGGTGAAGAAATCTTTTACGCAGAACAATTTATTCCTCAGCCACCAGAAGAAATCTTTCATTTCTTTAAAGACCCAGGAAACTTGGAAACAATCACACCGCCAAGTTTGAATTTTCATATCGAATCGGTTTCTACACCAGAAATCGAGCAGGGGACGGTTATTGATTATAAATTAAAGATTCGCGGGTTTCCCGCTAAATGGAAAACAGAAATTGACGAATGGAAGCCGCCTTTTCGTTTCGTGGATAACCAAAAAAAAGGTCCTTATCAGTTATGGCATCACACGCATGAGTTCAGGCCGTTTTTAGGAGGCACTCTGATGGTGGACCGGGTCCGCTATCGTTTGCCGTTGGGATATATCGGGTGGCTGACTGCGAGTAAGTTTGTCCGAAAAGACGTCGAGGAGATTTTCAAGTACCGCCGCAGTTATATTTCCCGGATGGATACGCCAAGAAAGCCTTAAGAAGGTCCAAAAAAAGCCACCTCTAAATGGTGGCTTTTTTATTTAAACCGTTGCTTCCAGGGGAATAAATTTAAACTGAGTCACATCGACCAAACCTTTATCAGTAAGCTTCAAGGTCGGAATAACTGGTAACGCTAAAAAGGCCATTTGAATAAAGGGTTCTTCTAAAACCACGCCCTGACTTTTAAAGGCACCTTTCAAATTCTCGATACCAGCTTTGATTTCATCAGCACTTTGCAGACTTAAAAGACCCGCAATCGGAAGTTCGACGGAAGCCTTCACTTGTCCCTGATCTGCAACGACAAAGCCGCCGCCCGTGCGAATGATCTCGTTCACGGCTACGCACATGTCGCTAAGATTGGTTCCGATCACCATGATGTTATGGGAATCATGGGCTACGGAACTTGCCAAAGCCCCTGAGGTTAAACCCGTGCCTTTGACGAATCCCAGTCCCGGCGGAAGGTTTTGCCCATAGCGTTCGATATTAGCCATATACAAAATATCACTTTGATCGAACTGCACACCATCGTAAAAGCACTTTAAATGCTTCGTGATGATTTCATTTTGCACGATCTCGATCACGTTATAGTGACCTTTTTTACCAGGATACTTCAAATCACTCTCTTTCAACGGAGGGCGTTTAATCGTATTTTCCATTGGAGGCTGGGAAGCCTGCAATTTTGCCGGAACTTCGTCGTGTAAACGCAGCTCAGAAACAAGTCGCCCACCAATCATCACGTCTTTGATTTTCACCTCAGAAAGATCAGTCAACAGAACCAAGTCAGCCTTTTTGCCTGGAGCGACCAGCCCCAAACGCTTTAAACCAAAGTGCTTAGCTGCGGAATAAGTGGCTAAGCGATAAGCGACATGAACTGGCACTTTATGAGTGTTGATTAATTCCTTAATAATATAGTTGATGTGACCTTCATGCGCGATTTCAAAGGGATTGCGATCATCCGTGCACAAAAGACACTGCGGAGATGAAAAATCATTCACCAACGGCGCCAGTGTCTTTAAGTTTTTAGCCACACTGCCTTCGCGAATGATAAGGCCCATTCCTTTTTGCAGTTTTTCTCGGCCCTCTTCCAAGGTGACCGTTTCGTGACAGTTCTGAATTCCCGCAAGCAAATAAGCATTTAATGCTTTTCCGCGAAGCAGGGGAGCATGACCATCCAGATTCAGATCAGAAAAGGCTTCCACCTTATCCAAAACATCTTTGTCGGCATTAATCACCCCTGGAAAATTCATCATCTCAGCCAGTCCCAATACGGCGGGATGGTCTTTGAGGTGTTTCATTTCGCTTAAAGTAAAATCAGATCCCGTGGTTTCAAATCCCGGTAAAGCCGGCACGCAAGAGGACATCTGCACAAAAAGATTTTGTTTGGTCAGCTCGGCGCACCTTAAAAACCATTCAAACCCGCGAGCTCCCAGGACATTGGTAATTTCATGCGGATCACAGATAGCCGTTGTGGTACCCAAGGGTAAGGTGGCTGCTTCAAACTCAAAAGGTGACATCATCGACGATTCAATGTGCAAATGTCCATCAATAAAGCCAGGAGTGATAAAGGCCCCTGCGGCATCAATCACGCGCTTTGCTGTCGCATCCTGGTAATCAAGGCCGACGCCAACAATATATTCCCCGCCAATGGCTATAGCACTGGGATAGGTTTCACCAGTGATGACGTCGAGAATTTGGACATTCCTGATTAACACGTCTAAAGCTTCATCACCCCGGGCCTGCGCCAGTCGTGTCGGTAATTCAGTGCGAGAAATATTTTGCGTTCTTTTGTTTTGCAATGACACGGGGAGAGTGCTCCTAGTTTTTAGAATTTAAAATGGCATCTCGGGTTTTTAAAATCTGGGCAACAATACTAAAGGAAATTTCCGCTGGATTATTGCCACCAAAAGAATCCCCCATCGGACAGTAAAATTCTTTAAGCAGGTTTTCAGAAATACCAGCCGCCAAAAGATCACTCTCAAGGCGTCTTCTTTTCTGATCGCTGCCCACGTTTCCCACATAACTAAAGCGACTGCGATTTTTCATGACTTCCACTAAAACAGGAAGGTCCGAAGAATGCCCCATCGTCATGAGTGTTACATAAGAGTTCTCTGGAAGTTTTGCCACTTCCTCTGAAAGTTTATCCGTTACAACAGTTTTTAATTTTGTAGACTGAGGCAGGCGGGAAATCCATTCCTCGCGTTGATCAAAGCAAGTGACGTGGCAATCCAGGAACAAAAGCATGCGCACAAATTCCTGAGAAATATGTCCTGCTCCGAATACGGCAATATGAAAAGGATTTTGAGATTTATGAAGTTCAAAAAAGAAACTTACAACTCCGCCGCAGGTCATGCCGATGTCTTTTTGTAAGTTCCAATCCACAAAATGATTCTTATGATCTTCACGGATCATGCGTTGAGCTTCTTTGATGGCAGCAGCTTCTACTTTACCACCACCGACAGTGCCAAACTCCAGGCCGTCAAGACTCACCAGGGCTTTTGCACCCACATCCTGAGGAGCAGACCCAATTTGTTTAACCATGGTGACCGCGACAAAGTTTTTTCCTGCCTCTTGCAGTTTTTTATAAGCGCTCAGGAAGGTTTCAAAATTAGGCCCGGTCATAGCGTGAAAGCTCCATCAAAACCACTTCTGGAGTGGCCGGTGATATGATCTGCGGGATTTTTCCCTGAGCCTTGTAGCGAAGAGCATCCTTGATTGCAGTCCAAGCACTGATTCCCAATAAAAACGGCGGCTCACCCACAGCCTTAGAGCCGTGAATATTTGCGGTGTTCCCATTGTTCTCGATGAATTCGACATTAAATACGCGAGGCGTATCTTGCACATTCGGAATTTTATAAGTCGTTGGCGAATGACTTAATAGTCTTCCGTCTTTATTATGGTAAAGCTTTTCAGAAGTCACCCAGCCCATGCCTTGAACAAAGGCACCTGTGACTTGCCCGCGATCAATGCCTGGATTTAAAGGACGACCCAAATCCATTAAGATATCTGTGCGAAGCATTTTGTATTCGCCAGTATTAGTATCGATCTCAACTTCCGTCGCGGCGACACCATTGGTGAAATACTTAAAAGGTGTTCCTTTGCCCGTGGCTTTGGAATAACCCAAACCTTCAGTTTTAAAATGAGCATACTCACCTAGGCTTACGCGGTTAAAGTAAGCTTTTAAAAGCAAATCCACCCACGAGAGCTGCGTCTTAGTCGGCAAGTGGGTGACTGTGCTATCTTTGAATTCAAATTCTTCAAACTTAAGAGCTGCCTCATCAAACGCCGGGCACTCTGCGATATCATCCATCGGAGCCTTGGCCAAAACCTGTTGAAAGACCCAAGCTAAACGCTTGCGGATCCCCATGGCCGCTTTCAAGGCTGCGGCTCCATTGATATCTGCCCCGCTAGATGCGGCGGTCGGAGAGGTATTGTGATTTTTCTCAGTCGAGGTTGCCATCACACG contains these protein-coding regions:
- a CDS encoding EF-hand domain-containing protein → MKTIAILGGALVLLTSSAFADQNNVVTVSKDVPMAVNSVSSGESVVGAPASGTVTRSGRETMTVRLVNSCFGTNLRAVTNPLAKSSLITADINILVGATNYNLGVEYPAVIVTPEGTGNVGNGSVGNIKASKVRMTPAGGTAAVYGNIVEFKTKIPTGVTVDNQANISVSKSNVSLGNMSFEQEILDCKTGPVFGDYGWSSKMPTYGCGDFMGKDGTVTATIGGFNVSPDRSTVEIFISFPGETGFCGGYWSPLMVFFDDNLPKFENVSSFPLNPGGKVYWPNANHPGFFLAIDRDKNGMIDKKDELFGDNNTAINGFESLKKFDSNKDGVIDAKDKEFKRLVLWKDINGDGVSQKGELTKAALKLDKISLNYENYEEARGKNAEIRQRAKFWYTDAKGKKKTGNVYDIWFAPYIQTNLADTK
- a CDS encoding TlpA disulfide reductase family protein, which gives rise to MLRALALVFGSLISLQVFAADTALNISFNKLPGNSINEHKIRFEDLKGKVVLVDFWATWCEPCKEALPHYSALYKKYKNQGLVVLAVNEDDNEKERNAYLKKSPYPFPVFVDPDRKFMNSFDVVAIPTVFVFDKNTKPVTFVRGFDAKKAQALEKTVQDLLNGK
- a CDS encoding AarF/ABC1/UbiB kinase family protein, whose amino-acid sequence is MDEKKSAKKQNNDAQASKNEDQGLHKIKSSVFSRGLSIAKLTLQTGASVAQHGVTTVLKSKEFKEANWKKLLETQASNISTELGQLKGSLMKAGQMLSMYGEHFLPPEANEFLKSLQSDSPSLNWVAIEKRLKELLPPEKLAQLEIEKEALASASMGQVHRAKIKATGELIVLKIQYPNVDKAIDSDLRAIKTLLSTLKLIPKDFNTDSLFSEIREMLLQETDYLQEADATEDYHRRLEGDKRFVVPKVFREFSGPKILATSFERGLRADDPVIQSLPQERRNRLATNFLDLYFKEIFEWGVVQTDPHSGNYRIRIDPQGHDQLILLDFGATRIYDASFLIPYRQMVKGSLFNNREMFTEAALKLGFIKEGDSAELKSVFEAFCFETVEPFIEFNDPRNTLGVIDQQGNYDWKNTDLPQRLSKKVFQIARQFSFRTPPREIIFLDRKTGGVFIFLSILKAKMRGRDLLLKYLNKMD
- a CDS encoding deoxyribodipyrimidine photo-lyase, with the protein product MVIFWFRRDLRLNDNAGLYHALKENTAVQPLFIFDSDILDKIEDKADARVSFIYDTVANLKASLQEKGSDLWVRHGNPQDVFKELFEKNKITAIYTNGDYEPYARKRDKEIATIAKSFGAEFKSYKDQTLFEKDEILTGQGKPYTVYTPYKNNVLKTLTPFYLKSYPNDKYESAYLKSKKAEKLPSLKDLGFKRTAIQFPPLQISAKTLKNYAKIRDLPAVEGGTSHLGLHLRFGTVSVRELAREGNKFSPVWLSELIWRDFFMQILWHFPEVEKRSFRPEYDKIAWRNSKADFKKWCEGQTGYPLVDAGMRELNATGFMHNRVRMVVASFLCKHLLIHWSEGERYFAKKLLDYDLAANNGNWQWAAGSGCDAAPYFRIFNPETQAKKFDPDNEYIKKWVPEFETEQYAKPMIDHNEARGRCLQEFTKALKK
- a CDS encoding TIGR01777 family oxidoreductase; the protein is MKVLMTGATGLIGKELGKKLASEGHEITVISRSLAKAREVLPFPCEVVVGDLVHGKIEDKRLEHIEAVINLVGEPVVGMRWTEDKKKAIYQSRVLATENLIKSIPPDVRVFVGGSAIGYYGSCADTILKEDHHAGMDFLSEVCKEWERASSHAPGRKVFIRTSIVLSKQGGALEEMLFPFRAGVGGVLGDGKHWMSWIHIDDIVAMFAEALANNNYVGPINGSTPHPVTNREFSQTLVDALGKSLGPAVPPLALKALFGEAAEVVLSSIRGSAEKAMSLGFAFQYPNLRNALEEICAPYKDGEEIFYAEQFIPQPPEEIFHFFKDPGNLETITPPSLNFHIESVSTPEIEQGTVIDYKLKIRGFPAKWKTEIDEWKPPFRFVDNQKKGPYQLWHHTHEFRPFLGGTLMVDRVRYRLPLGYIGWLTASKFVRKDVEEIFKYRRSYISRMDTPRKP
- the adeD gene encoding adenine deaminase, coding for MSLQNKRTQNISRTELPTRLAQARGDEALDVLIRNVQILDVITGETYPSAIAIGGEYIVGVGLDYQDATAKRVIDAAGAFITPGFIDGHLHIESSMMSPFEFEAATLPLGTTTAICDPHEITNVLGARGFEWFLRCAELTKQNLFVQMSSCVPALPGFETTGSDFTLSEMKHLKDHPAVLGLAEMMNFPGVINADKDVLDKVEAFSDLNLDGHAPLLRGKALNAYLLAGIQNCHETVTLEEGREKLQKGMGLIIREGSVAKNLKTLAPLVNDFSSPQCLLCTDDRNPFEIAHEGHINYIIKELINTHKVPVHVAYRLATYSAAKHFGLKRLGLVAPGKKADLVLLTDLSEVKIKDVMIGGRLVSELRLHDEVPAKLQASQPPMENTIKRPPLKESDLKYPGKKGHYNVIEIVQNEIITKHLKCFYDGVQFDQSDILYMANIERYGQNLPPGLGFVKGTGLTSGALASSVAHDSHNIMVIGTNLSDMCVAVNEIIRTGGGFVVADQGQVKASVELPIAGLLSLQSADEIKAGIENLKGAFKSQGVVLEEPFIQMAFLALPVIPTLKLTDKGLVDVTQFKFIPLEATV
- the xdhC gene encoding xanthine dehydrogenase accessory protein XdhC, whose amino-acid sequence is MTGPNFETFLSAYKKLQEAGKNFVAVTMVKQIGSAPQDVGAKALVSLDGLEFGTVGGGKVEAAAIKEAQRMIREDHKNHFVDWNLQKDIGMTCGGVVSFFFELHKSQNPFHIAVFGAGHISQEFVRMLLFLDCHVTCFDQREEWISRLPQSTKLKTVVTDKLSEEVAKLPENSYVTLMTMGHSSDLPVLVEVMKNRSRFSYVGNVGSDQKRRRLESDLLAAGISENLLKEFYCPMGDSFGGNNPAEISFSIVAQILKTRDAILNSKN